A stretch of the Erpetoichthys calabaricus chromosome 3, fErpCal1.3, whole genome shotgun sequence genome encodes the following:
- the ttll2 gene encoding probable tubulin polyglutamylase TTLL2, translated as MMAGADVTDAPKKPLVFRLYSGVPEVVRQVLLERGWIEYNEQEHDEKDWNLYWRTTSFTEAEYENILPWQRLNHHPKTMGITRKDCLARNLKRMKGIYGSALYDFSPVAFILPNDYTKFLAEYSREMLENGGTPGYWICKPVDLSRGRGIFIFQDFTNLAYDSSVIVQKYISNPLLISGYKFDLRIYVCVKSFHPLTVYMYQEGLVRFATEKYSLNSLDNQYAHLTNTSINKFGLSYNSEKERVGSGCKWTMSKFRTYLHSLNINEMLLWQRINSIVTLTLLTIASSIPASPNCVELFGFDILIDSNFKPWLLEVNFSPALSLDCPVDVTVKKGLLHDLIDLLNYSDVDHLRESAFAQQAQKRPSYVRLQPLSLTKPVVLLLANTLKRSCKDCNLAQPTCSPHSTLHNPCKANYLEINKEEHCEKLLSDTARISCVQYGKQKVTKVSKVSLTRKTHPSTSSPQKETGLACKKSPQPKKKIASQNMENVPSNKNLCTLPAINKTTHKPASFKRFSKVESIMPRSRVGDFILTFPFNEATVKASQKLTNVKAAILEVQKLLNSIVSHKGCGMKRRKEDISSNCRFVGKEQNGQLLWGPKDPPLLSVMCTNNHNDSFR; from the coding sequence atgatgGCTGGGGCTGATGTTACTGATGCTCCCAAAAAGCCATTGGTGTTTCGACTTTATAGTGGGGTCCCAGAGGTGGTGCGTCAGGTGCTTCTGGAACGTGGCTGGATTGAGTACAATGAGCAAGAACATGATGAGAAAGACTGGAATCTGTATTGGCGCACCACTTCTTTCACTGAAGCTGAATATGAAAACATTCTCCCATGGCAACGtctcaatcatcaccccaaaaccATGGGAATCACAAGGAAAGACTGCCTAGCTCGAAATCTGAAGCGCATGAAGGGTATTTATGGCTCAGCTCTCTATGACTTTAGCCCCGTTGCTTTTATCTTGCCAAATGATTACACCAAGTTTTTGGCAGAATATTCCAGAGAAATGCTGGAAAATGGTGGAACACCAGGATACTGGATTTGTAAGCCAGTTGATCTTTCCAGGGGTAGGGGGATATTTATTTTTCAGGACTTTACAAATTTAGCTTATGATTCCTCTGTCATTGTGCAGAAGTATATCAGCAACCCCTTACTTATTTCTGGTTACAAATTCGACCTCCGCATTTATGTCTGTGTAAAAAGTTTTCACCCCCTTACTGTCTACATGTACCAAGAAGGCTTGGTGAGATTTGCAACTGAGAAGTACTCTCTAAATTCCCTAGACAATCAGTATGCACACCTGACCAATACCAGCATTAACAAATTTGGCCTTTCATACAATTCTGAAAAAGAGCGTGTTGGTTCAGGGTGCAAATGGACAATGAGCAAATTTCGGACCTATCTACACAGCCTgaatattaatgaaatgttatTGTGGCAGAGAATCAACAGTATTGTGACGCTCACTTTGCTCACTATAGCCTCTTCCATACCAGCAAGCCCCAACTGTGTAGAGCTCTTTGGCTTTGACATTCTAATTGACAGCAACTTTAAACCTTGGCTCTTAGAAGTAAATTTCAGCCCTGCCCTATCTCTAGACTGTCCCGTGGATGTCACTGTCAAGAAGGGGCTTTTACATGATTTGATTGATTTGTTGAATTACAGTGATGTGGACCATCTCAGAGAGAGTGCATTTGCACAGCAGGCACAGAAAAGGCCATCTTATGTAAGGCTTCAGCCTTTGTCTTTGACAAAACCAGTGGTTTTGCTGCTTGCTAACACTCTAAAGAGGTCATGCAAGGACTGTAATTTGGCTCAACCTACATGCAGCCCTCATTCTACATTACATAATCCATGCAAAGCAAATTACctggagataaacaaagaagaGCACTGTGAGAAGTTGTTAAGTGACACAGCTAGAATATCATGTGTACAATATGGCAAGCAAAAAGTTACCAAGGTATCTAAGGTGTCTCTGACTCGCAAGACGCACCCTAGCACTTCCAGCCCCCAGAAAGAAACAGGCTTAGCTTGCAAGAAGTCTCCTCAGCCTAAAAAGAAAATTGCATCACAGAACATGGAAAATGTACCTTCTAACAAAAACCTTTGTACATTGCCAGCAATCAACAAAACTACACACAAACCTGCCTCTTTCAAACGATTTTCCAAGGTTGAAAGTATAATGCCAAGATCTCGTGTAGGAGACTTTattctcacatttccttttaaTGAAGCTACTGTTAAGGcttcacaaaaattaacaaatgtgAAAGCTGCAATTCTAGAGGTCCAGAAGCTCTTAAACAGTATTGTGTCCCATAAGGGATGTGGCATGAAGAGGAGAAAAGAAGATATTTCATCTAATTGCAGATTTGTTGGAAAAGAGCAAAATGGACAGTTGCTCTGGGGCCCTAAAGATCCTCCATTGCTTAGTGTTATGTGCACTAATAATCATAATGACAGTTTCAGGTGA